The following are encoded in a window of Camarhynchus parvulus chromosome 1A, STF_HiC, whole genome shotgun sequence genomic DNA:
- the BHLHE41 gene encoding LOW QUALITY PROTEIN: class E basic helix-loop-helix protein 41 (The sequence of the model RefSeq protein was modified relative to this genomic sequence to represent the inferred CDS: inserted 1 base in 1 codon; deleted 1 base in 1 codon) → MDEGISRLPERQLLEHRDFIGLDYPALYMCKPKRGVKRDDSKETYKLPHRLIEKKRRDRINECIAQLKDLLPEHLKLTTLGHLEKAVVLELTLKHLKALTALTEQQHQKIIALQNGERSMKSPVQADLDAFHSGFQTCAKEVLQYLSRFESWTPREQRCAQLLGHLHSISSQFLPGPQLLSPPPGPLSKGSSSSSSPPAPPCAPGHKPEGQANCVPVIQRTHAAELSAETDTDTDSGYGGEGEARPERGPAAAAGGALPALAIKQEPSGDEVPPAPKRLKLDRGGSPMPGPPGLAARGAEAAAAAAAAAALVRPDAALLGSLMALGAGGGGXPFGQPAAAPFCLPFYFISPSAAAAYMQPFLDKSSLEKYLYPAAPIPLLYPGIPAQAAAAAAAAAASFPCLSSVLGPEKAAAAATGLPPTPHLPHPFAAAAEPGAEPEPAAAEEPGAEGP, encoded by the exons ATGGATGAAGGAATCTCCCGCTTGCCGGAGAGGCAGCTACTGGAGCATAGGGATTTTATAGG gctggactACCCTGCCCTGTATATGTGCAAACCCAAAAGAGGCGTGAAGAGGGACGACAGCAAG GAAACGTACAAACTGCCACATAGACTGATAGAAAAGAAGAGGCGAGACAGGATTAACGAATGCATTGCCCAGCTGAAGGATTTACTACCCGAGCATCTGAAACTAACG ACGCTGGGACACCTGGAGAAAGCGGTGGTGCTGGAACTGACTTTGAAGCACTTGAAAGCACTAACAGCCttaacagagcagcagcaccagaagaTAATTGCTTTGCAGAATG GGGAGCGGTCCATGAAGTCTCCGGTGCAGGCCGACCTGGACGCCTTCCACTCGGGCTTTCAGACGTGCGCGAAGGAAGTGCTGCAGTACCTCTCCCGCTTCGAGAGCTGGACCCCCCGCGAGCAGCGATGCGCGCAGCTCCTCGGCCACCTGCACTCCATCTCGTCGCAGTTCCTCCCCGgccctcagctcctctccccgCCGCCGGGCCCCCTCAGCAAGggatcctcctcctcttcctccccgcccgcccccccCTGCGCGCCGGGCCACAAGCCGGAGGGCCAGGCTAACTGCGTGCCCGTCATCCAGCGGACTCACGCCGCCGAGCTCAGCGCCGAGACCGACACGGACACGGACAGCGGCTACGGCGGGGAGGGCGAGGCGCGCCCCgagcgcggccccgcggcggcggccggcggaGCGCTGCCCGCCCTGGCCATCAAGCAGGAGCCGTCGGGGGACGAGGTGCCCCCCGCGCCCAAGCGGCTGAAGCTGGACCGCGGCGGGAGCCCCATGCCCGGCCCGCCGGGGCTGGCGGCGCGGGGagccgaggcggcggcggcggcggcggcggccgccgcaCTGGTCAGACCCGACGCCGCCCTGCTGGGCTCGCTGATGGCCCTgggagcgggcggcggcg gcccctTCGGACAGCCGGCGGCGGCCCCTTTCTGCCTGCCCTTCTACTTCATCTCCCcctcggccgccgccgcctACATGCAGCCCTTCCTGGATAAAAGCAGCCTGGAGAAGTATCTCTACCCCGCCGCCCCCATCCCGCTCCTCTACCCGGGCATCCCGGCCCaggcggccgccgccgcggcagccgccgccgcctcctttccctgcctctcctccgTGCTCGGCCCCGAgaaggcggcggcggccgccacCGGGCTG CCCCCGACGCCCCACCTCCCGCACCCCTTCGCTGCCGCCGCCGAGCCCGGCGCGGAGCCCGAGCCCGCAGCCGCCGAGGAGCCCGGCGCCGAGGGCCCGTGA